From Erwinia pyri, a single genomic window includes:
- a CDS encoding SmdB family multidrug efflux ABC transporter permease/ATP-binding protein — protein MAKMTQLWPTLKRLLSYGSPWRKSLGLAVLLLWIAAAAEVLGPVLVSYFIDNMVAKHRMPLGLAAGLAVSFILLQILAASLHYWQALLFNQAAVGVVQQLRMDVMDAALRQPLSAFDTQPVGQIISRVTNDTEVVRDLYVTVVATVLRSAALIGAMLVAMFSLDWRMALVAIAIFPAVVTVMLIYQRYSTPIVRRMRSYLADINNGFNEVINGMSVIQQFRQQARFGERMGEASRSHYLARMETLKLDGFLLRPLLSLFSAMILCGLMMLFGFSAEGSIKVGVLYAFINYLGRLNEPLIELTTQQSMLQQAVVAGERIFELIDAPRQHYGADTRPLASGEVEIKGLTFAYRDERNVLSDISLHVPSRHFVALVGHTGSGKSTLANLMMGYYPIRHGEISLDGRPLSQLSHSMLRQGVAMVQQDPVVLADTFFANITLGRDISEEAVWQALETVQLAELARSLANGIHTRLGEQGNNLSVGQKQLLAMARVLVAAPQILILDEATANIDSGTEQAIQKALKAVRKQTTLVVIAHRLSTIVEADTILVLHRGCAVEQGSHQALLEKQGRYWQMYQLQQAGEELEAGEEA, from the coding sequence ATGGCTAAAATGACCCAACTCTGGCCCACCCTTAAACGTCTTTTAAGCTATGGTTCCCCGTGGCGAAAATCCCTGGGCCTGGCCGTGCTGCTGCTGTGGATTGCGGCGGCGGCCGAGGTGCTTGGCCCGGTTCTGGTCAGCTACTTTATTGATAATATGGTGGCTAAACACCGCATGCCGCTGGGGCTGGCAGCAGGGCTGGCGGTCAGCTTCATTCTGTTGCAAATCCTGGCGGCTTCGCTGCACTACTGGCAGGCGTTACTGTTTAACCAGGCGGCGGTGGGCGTGGTTCAGCAGCTGCGAATGGACGTGATGGATGCCGCGCTGCGCCAGCCGTTAAGCGCTTTTGATACTCAGCCAGTAGGGCAGATTATCTCGCGCGTCACCAATGATACTGAAGTGGTCCGCGATCTTTATGTCACAGTGGTGGCGACAGTTTTACGCAGCGCAGCGTTGATTGGCGCGATGCTGGTGGCGATGTTCAGCCTTGACTGGCGTATGGCGCTGGTAGCGATTGCGATCTTCCCTGCGGTGGTGACGGTGATGCTGATCTATCAGCGTTACAGCACCCCCATTGTTCGTCGGATGCGCAGCTATCTAGCTGATATTAACAATGGCTTCAATGAAGTGATTAACGGCATGAGCGTGATCCAGCAGTTTCGCCAGCAGGCCCGCTTTGGTGAGCGGATGGGAGAGGCGAGCCGGTCACACTATCTGGCGAGAATGGAAACGCTGAAGCTGGATGGCTTTTTACTGCGTCCGCTTCTGAGTTTGTTCTCTGCCATGATCCTTTGCGGGCTGATGATGCTGTTTGGCTTCTCGGCTGAAGGCAGCATAAAGGTTGGTGTACTCTATGCCTTTATCAATTACCTGGGCCGCCTTAATGAACCGCTGATCGAACTCACCACGCAGCAGTCTATGCTGCAACAGGCGGTGGTTGCCGGGGAACGAATTTTTGAATTGATCGACGCGCCCCGTCAGCATTATGGTGCGGATACCCGGCCTCTCGCCTCGGGCGAGGTAGAGATCAAAGGGCTAACCTTTGCCTATCGTGACGAGCGCAATGTATTAAGTGATATCTCGCTCCATGTGCCCTCGCGTCATTTTGTTGCGCTGGTGGGGCACACGGGCAGCGGTAAAAGCACGCTGGCCAACCTGATGATGGGCTACTACCCGATACGTCACGGCGAGATCTCTCTGGATGGCAGACCCCTCAGCCAGCTCAGCCACAGTATGTTACGTCAGGGCGTGGCGATGGTTCAGCAGGACCCGGTGGTGCTGGCGGATACCTTTTTCGCCAATATCACTCTGGGCCGTGACATCAGCGAGGAGGCGGTGTGGCAGGCGCTGGAAACGGTGCAGCTCGCCGAACTCGCCCGCAGCCTTGCCAACGGCATCCATACCCGGCTGGGCGAGCAGGGGAATAATCTCTCCGTCGGCCAGAAGCAGCTGCTGGCGATGGCTCGGGTACTGGTGGCTGCGCCGCAGATCCTTATCCTGGATGAGGCGACGGCTAATATCGATTCTGGTACTGAACAGGCGATTCAAAAAGCGCTGAAAGCCGTGCGTAAACAGACCACGCTGGTAGTGATCGCCCACCGCCTTTCCACGATTGTTGAGGCTGATACCATTCTGGTTCTGCACCGTGGATGTGCTGTGGAACAGGGTAGCCACCAGGCGCTGCTGGAAAAACAGGGCCGCTACTGGCAGATGTACCAGTTACAGCAGGCTGGCGAAGAGCTGGAAGCGGGCGAAGAAGCGTAA